The following coding sequences are from one Psychrobacter sp. AH5 window:
- a CDS encoding FdhF/YdeP family oxidoreductase, with product MRKIPIYKHPAAGWPALIASTRKLMDYKSFLRGSLSVLQSNQPNGGFDCPGCAWPDHKSHKTFDVCETGIKVLASETMSVKADAKFFARHSVTELQGWSGYELEHSGRLSEPLRYDAKQDKYLPIAWTQAYKIIAEQLNQLDTPDEALFYTSGRVTNEPAFLYQLFVRCFGTNNLPDCSNMCHEPTSVMLGRQLGVGKATVMLEDFEQAKLILMFGQNPATNHPRMLEMLAHSHKKGCKIISINPMREQGLTAFRNPQKPAHMAAGQSDDMVDSVVQIQIGGDTALLTGMAKWLTKNNKIDTDFIEQHTSGYDELDQWLRQQSWQDVERGSGISKPEIIELAKLVAQSPKTICTWGMGITQHVQGDDNVAMITNLLLMMGMIGIDGAGASPVRGHSNVQGDRTMGVHERPDKKLLDSLERVFARPMPREDGFDVVAGAKAMIKGQIKTFMSMGGNYAAAAPDPSAIQQALTNNQLNVFVGTKLNETMLYPGANNIILPCISRTEKIITAKGEQFATTEDSMCQISRTQGNLKPISDEIKSEVQIIADLATQVLEDTNIPWQAMSQDFDIIRDYVAQTIEGFENFNERIRAADRGFHLYHPARHRIWKTKSGKAQFEVPQYPINYVAMQMMETTESQQSADNSAAGSSSSHKPSEQSIWQLTSVRSHDQFNTMIFGYQDRYRQTERRDVLFMHPDEMSRLGWQKGDQVMVTRHESSDKPRSLGPLVLTEMDIAANAVATYYPECNDLFDLHTHAPDSNIPAYKSLTVILQRVAAQSHERTPAKAESITSADKLVAST from the coding sequence ATGCGCAAGATTCCGATTTATAAACACCCTGCTGCTGGTTGGCCAGCCTTGATTGCCTCCACTCGTAAACTGATGGATTATAAGTCTTTTTTGCGAGGTAGTTTAAGTGTGCTGCAAAGCAATCAGCCTAATGGCGGCTTTGATTGTCCAGGTTGTGCATGGCCGGATCATAAGTCGCACAAGACCTTTGATGTCTGCGAGACGGGTATCAAAGTACTAGCTAGCGAGACTATGTCAGTTAAGGCTGATGCCAAGTTTTTTGCTCGTCATAGCGTTACAGAGCTGCAAGGGTGGAGCGGCTACGAGCTTGAACACAGTGGGCGCTTATCTGAGCCGCTGCGCTATGATGCCAAGCAAGATAAATACTTGCCGATTGCTTGGACACAGGCCTACAAGATTATCGCTGAACAATTAAACCAGCTTGATACCCCTGATGAGGCGCTGTTTTATACCTCAGGGCGCGTGACCAATGAGCCGGCATTTTTATATCAATTGTTTGTGCGCTGCTTTGGTACCAATAATTTGCCAGATTGCTCCAATATGTGTCATGAGCCCACCTCAGTGATGCTAGGGCGGCAGTTAGGCGTGGGTAAAGCAACAGTGATGCTTGAGGATTTTGAGCAAGCTAAATTAATCCTGATGTTTGGACAAAATCCGGCGACCAACCATCCGCGTATGCTTGAGATGCTGGCTCATTCGCATAAAAAGGGCTGCAAGATTATCTCCATTAATCCCATGCGTGAGCAAGGCTTAACGGCCTTTAGAAATCCGCAAAAACCTGCGCATATGGCCGCCGGACAAAGCGATGATATGGTTGATAGTGTAGTACAAATCCAAATCGGCGGCGATACAGCCTTATTGACAGGTATGGCGAAGTGGCTGACCAAAAACAATAAGATAGATACCGATTTTATTGAGCAGCATACCTCAGGATATGATGAGCTGGATCAATGGCTGCGTCAACAATCTTGGCAGGACGTTGAGCGCGGCTCTGGTATTAGTAAACCAGAGATTATCGAGCTTGCAAAGCTCGTTGCACAGAGTCCAAAGACGATTTGTACCTGGGGTATGGGTATCACTCAGCACGTGCAAGGCGATGATAATGTAGCGATGATTACCAATTTGCTTTTGATGATGGGGATGATAGGTATCGATGGGGCAGGCGCCTCCCCAGTACGTGGTCACTCCAATGTGCAAGGCGATCGGACGATGGGCGTGCATGAGCGTCCTGATAAAAAGCTGCTCGATAGCTTGGAGCGGGTATTTGCGCGTCCTATGCCGCGTGAGGATGGATTTGATGTGGTCGCTGGTGCAAAAGCGATGATCAAGGGGCAGATAAAAACCTTTATGAGTATGGGCGGTAATTATGCCGCCGCCGCTCCTGATCCTAGCGCGATACAGCAAGCACTGACAAACAATCAGCTCAATGTCTTTGTGGGTACCAAGCTCAATGAGACTATGCTATACCCCGGCGCTAATAATATAATTTTGCCTTGTATTAGCCGTACGGAGAAGATAATAACCGCTAAGGGCGAGCAGTTTGCCACTACTGAGGACTCGATGTGTCAGATATCACGTACGCAAGGTAATCTCAAACCGATTAGCGATGAGATAAAATCGGAGGTACAAATCATCGCCGATTTAGCCACGCAGGTATTGGAGGATACGAATATTCCTTGGCAAGCGATGAGTCAAGACTTCGATATTATTAGAGATTATGTCGCGCAAACCATCGAGGGCTTTGAGAATTTTAATGAGCGGATTCGCGCAGCCGATCGTGGTTTTCATTTGTATCATCCGGCTCGTCACCGCATTTGGAAAACTAAAAGCGGTAAGGCGCAGTTTGAGGTGCCTCAGTATCCAATCAATTATGTCGCTATGCAGATGATGGAGACGACAGAGTCGCAACAGTCAGCAGACAATAGCGCAGCTGGTAGTAGCTCTAGTCATAAGCCCAGCGAGCAAAGCATTTGGCAATTGACCAGTGTGCGCAGTCACGATCAGTTTAATACTATGATCTTTGGCTATCAAGATCGCTATCGCCAGACCGAACGCCGTGATGTATTGTTTATGCATCCAGATGAGATGAGCCGCTTGGGGTGGCAAAAAGGCGATCAAGTGATGGTCACGCGTCATGAGAGTAGTGATAAGCCGCGTAGCTTAGGACCACTGGTTTTAACCGAGATGGATATTGCTGCCAACGCGGTAGCAACTTATTATCCTGAATGTAATGACTTATTTGATCTACATACGCATGCGCCGGATTCTAATATACCCGCTTATAAGTCATTGACGGTGATTTTGCAACGTGTTGCTGCCCAAAGTCATGAGCGTACGCCTGCTAAGGCAGAGAGTATTACCAGTGCTGATAAGCTTGTAGCGTCTACTTAA
- a CDS encoding formate dehydrogenase accessory sulfurtransferase FdhD, producing the protein MNKDSAQIAASETIAMTASCATPLAREHLAQKHYYANFTEAKLIDIYNQAASLAVEAAVAIVINGIHYAVLMASPHQLEYLAIGFLYSEGLIAHSHELLDWEVIKLTDAQKRQAYNEEIIRESAQSTSANLHSAQLEDNASFEHLLDYDTYVVELVLNQRCHQRIQAQKRQLAGRTGCGMCGITGLSQALPDLRDYMADSMTDAVGRRETCVTKPSLDSLLSIRAQVSDLQHTHQLTGAVHAAATMQGSELCLFEDVGRHNALDKLIGWQLRHKKQVPYVVMTSRLSIELIQKSIRIRLPWLIGMSAPTSTAVRVAQRYGLGLAGFLREDRVTYYSKF; encoded by the coding sequence ATGAATAAAGATAGCGCTCAAATAGCAGCGTCTGAAACCATAGCAATGACAGCATCTTGCGCTACACCGCTGGCTCGCGAGCATCTAGCACAAAAGCATTATTATGCTAACTTTACAGAAGCTAAGCTGATTGATATCTATAATCAAGCGGCAAGCTTAGCGGTGGAGGCGGCTGTTGCTATCGTCATCAATGGTATTCATTATGCGGTACTGATGGCTAGTCCTCATCAGCTAGAGTATTTGGCAATAGGGTTTTTGTATAGCGAAGGCTTGATTGCTCATAGCCACGAGCTACTAGATTGGGAAGTGATTAAACTGACCGATGCACAAAAGCGTCAAGCCTATAATGAAGAGATAATCCGGGAGTCAGCTCAGTCAACTTCAGCCAATCTACATTCGGCTCAGTTAGAGGATAACGCAAGTTTTGAGCATCTACTCGATTATGATACTTATGTGGTGGAGCTGGTATTAAATCAGCGTTGCCATCAGCGCATTCAAGCGCAAAAGCGTCAGCTAGCAGGGCGTACTGGGTGCGGAATGTGCGGCATTACAGGATTGAGTCAAGCGCTACCTGATCTACGTGATTATATGGCCGATTCTATGACTGATGCTGTAGGTAGGCGTGAAACCTGCGTTACCAAACCTAGTCTCGATAGCCTATTGAGCATCCGCGCGCAAGTTAGCGACTTGCAGCACACTCATCAGCTGACAGGAGCGGTCCATGCGGCGGCTACTATGCAGGGTAGTGAGCTTTGTCTGTTTGAGGATGTCGGTCGCCATAATGCTTTGGATAAACTCATTGGTTGGCAATTGCGGCACAAAAAACAAGTGCCCTATGTCGTAATGACGTCAAGGCTATCTATTGAGCTGATACAAAAATCTATTCGCATACGTCTGCCTTGGTTAATAGGAATGTCGGCACCAACTAGTACGGCGGTTCGAGTGGCACAGCGTTACGGTCTGGGACTAGCAGGGTTTTTGCGAGAGGATAGAGTGACTTATTATTCCAAGTTTTAA
- a CDS encoding heme lyase CcmF/NrfE family subunit has product MLITELGYFALVVAFVIAILQVVLPTVGILHHNIAWQRLAPSLAGVQFLAMLLSFLALMAGFYFNDFSLKYVAQHSNTLLPWYYRLSATWGGHEGSLLLWITILAAWAALVAYFSRGLPLSMRARVLVILAGVQLMMLAMLIFTSSPFERTLPHLLVDGADLNPLLQDPGLIFHPPMLYMGYVGMVVPFAFCMAALWAGRLDAVWTRWSRPWTQAAWGFLTLGIALGSWWAYYELGWGGWWFWDPVENASLMPWLAGTALLHSLAVTEKRGVFKAWTIMLAIFTFALSLLGTFLVRSGVITSVHSFASDPTRGLAILVILGVVIGGGLLMFAVRGWRLTVESQYQLVSRESFLVINNVIILVATLVVLLGTLYPIIADAFGLGEVSVGTPYFNALFVPLTWLIMLAMGMGSNIRWKKDSRPLLGPTVIIAISSALLGAIISYFVHPVAMLNIAVTLALSFWVLAWMLVDIKDKTKNASSLWSGVRRLKSSYWGMQTAHLGVLVLAMGVAVTSSMSIETDVAMRVGDSVHVQGYDFEFRELQEVKGSNFDATQAQIVVTKEGQAVATLYPQKRTYIVSMMPMTEAAIDDKFSRDVYVALGEPITQSGEEWAVRIYVKPLIRWIWLGSIIMTLGALLSMFDRRYRFKPSARLGAPSVSADKGGAL; this is encoded by the coding sequence ATGCTAATCACAGAGTTGGGTTACTTCGCTTTGGTGGTGGCTTTTGTCATCGCTATCTTGCAAGTGGTACTACCGACTGTCGGTATTCTCCATCATAATATCGCTTGGCAACGTCTCGCTCCTAGCTTAGCCGGGGTGCAGTTTTTGGCCATGCTATTGTCCTTTTTGGCATTGATGGCAGGCTTTTATTTCAATGACTTTAGCCTAAAGTATGTCGCTCAGCATTCCAATACTTTATTGCCTTGGTATTACCGTCTCTCAGCCACTTGGGGTGGTCACGAAGGCTCGCTTTTATTATGGATAACTATACTTGCAGCATGGGCAGCACTGGTTGCTTATTTTAGTCGCGGTCTACCGTTATCGATGCGAGCACGGGTATTAGTGATTTTGGCAGGCGTACAGCTAATGATGCTAGCGATGCTGATCTTTACCTCCTCGCCGTTTGAGCGCACTTTACCGCACTTATTAGTCGATGGCGCTGATCTCAATCCTCTATTGCAAGACCCCGGTCTGATTTTTCATCCACCGATGCTGTATATGGGTTATGTCGGTATGGTCGTGCCGTTTGCTTTTTGTATGGCGGCATTGTGGGCAGGCAGGCTAGATGCGGTATGGACACGCTGGTCAAGGCCTTGGACACAAGCGGCTTGGGGATTTTTAACCTTAGGGATCGCCCTTGGTTCTTGGTGGGCATATTATGAGCTGGGCTGGGGCGGTTGGTGGTTTTGGGATCCAGTTGAAAACGCCTCACTGATGCCGTGGCTGGCGGGTACGGCGCTGCTACACTCGCTGGCAGTGACCGAAAAGCGCGGCGTCTTTAAAGCGTGGACTATTATGCTGGCGATTTTCACTTTTGCTTTGAGCTTACTAGGCACGTTTTTAGTGCGCTCGGGGGTGATTACCTCGGTACATTCTTTTGCCTCCGATCCTACTCGCGGTCTTGCCATCTTAGTGATATTGGGGGTGGTCATCGGCGGCGGCCTGTTGATGTTTGCCGTTCGCGGTTGGCGCTTGACGGTGGAGAGTCAGTATCAACTGGTCTCGCGTGAGAGCTTTTTGGTGATCAATAACGTCATCATTCTTGTGGCGACTTTAGTCGTCCTATTAGGCACTCTATATCCTATTATTGCCGATGCTTTTGGTCTAGGGGAGGTCTCTGTTGGCACGCCTTATTTCAATGCGCTGTTTGTACCTTTAACGTGGCTGATTATGCTCGCGATGGGGATGGGCTCAAATATCCGCTGGAAAAAAGACAGCCGACCCTTACTAGGTCCTACGGTTATTATAGCTATCAGCAGTGCGCTGCTTGGCGCTATTATCAGCTATTTTGTCCATCCGGTCGCTATGCTCAACATAGCAGTCACACTGGCTCTTAGTTTTTGGGTATTAGCTTGGATGCTGGTCGATATCAAAGATAAAACCAAAAACGCTAGTAGTCTTTGGTCAGGTGTAAGACGACTAAAGAGCAGCTACTGGGGTATGCAGACCGCGCATTTGGGCGTACTGGTGCTAGCAATGGGTGTGGCGGTCACCAGTAGCATGAGTATTGAGACCGATGTGGCGATGAGAGTGGGCGACAGCGTGCACGTACAGGGCTATGACTTTGAGTTTAGAGAGTTACAAGAGGTCAAAGGCAGCAACTTCGATGCTACTCAAGCCCAGATAGTGGTGACCAAAGAAGGGCAAGCAGTTGCGACTTTATATCCTCAAAAGCGCACTTATATCGTTAGTATGATGCCGATGACCGAGGCGGCTATCGATGATAAATTTAGCCGAGATGTCTATGTGGCCTTAGGCGAGCCTATTACTCAAAGCGGTGAGGAGTGGGCGGTGCGTATTTATGTTAAGCCTTTGATCCGCTGGATTTGGCTTGGCTCTATTATCATGACTTTAGGCGCGCTGTTATCGATGTTTGATCGTCGTTATCGCTTTAAGCCCAGCGCACGGCTAGGCGCTCCAAGTGTCAGCGCAGATAAAGGAGGCGCTTTATGA
- the ccmI gene encoding c-type cytochrome biogenesis protein CcmI: protein MSISTFALFVALSLAIAILSAVLIIMPWLRPKKDTAADNQLITLNIDVYKSRLDELAADKQAGTIHAEHYQAQKTELERQLLDAKQPAAVMHKPSLASKLAIVIGGPIIAGLAYTFISDRSSVYELWQAQDSVGQVADDLLTGKINEPPEWALEDIAGLFSAMQTNVHHNAHDSERWMRLSNIFLSFEATESALESLARAYRLSPHNEEIAMAYAQMNFFVAEGMLDDSNRRVLLDVLKANPQQLEAQMLMVMGEARMGNYQQAQHWIAKMREVIAQKPGDQSAELADLDNLTANLQRQQAEAVQDVDITVTINPSLLPLIQADDVLFVAIRAAVGGPPYAAKRIAISELQQGAIFVTLSDRDAMMPERTLRSARASGEQLLVSARISHSGNATSQSGDLSANPVVLTDNQINIQINQQVP from the coding sequence ATGAGTATCTCAACCTTTGCTTTATTTGTGGCGCTAAGCTTAGCTATAGCTATCTTATCAGCAGTGCTCATTATCATGCCATGGCTGCGCCCAAAAAAAGATACTGCCGCTGATAATCAGCTTATAACGCTCAATATCGATGTCTACAAGTCCAGACTCGATGAGCTTGCCGCTGATAAACAAGCAGGAACGATTCACGCTGAGCACTATCAAGCGCAAAAAACAGAGCTTGAGCGTCAATTATTGGACGCTAAGCAGCCTGCCGCTGTCATGCATAAGCCAAGCCTAGCTAGTAAGTTAGCTATCGTTATAGGAGGCCCGATAATAGCTGGCCTTGCTTATACTTTTATCAGTGATCGCAGCAGTGTCTACGAGCTTTGGCAAGCGCAAGATAGTGTCGGGCAAGTGGCGGATGATTTGTTAACCGGTAAGATTAATGAGCCACCAGAGTGGGCGCTTGAGGATATAGCTGGACTATTTTCAGCCATGCAAACCAACGTTCATCATAATGCTCATGATTCAGAGCGCTGGATGCGTTTATCCAATATCTTCTTATCTTTTGAGGCAACTGAGTCCGCGCTTGAGTCGCTAGCCAGAGCTTATCGGCTCTCACCTCATAACGAGGAGATTGCGATGGCTTACGCGCAGATGAATTTCTTTGTGGCAGAGGGGATGTTAGACGATAGCAATCGCCGCGTACTGCTCGATGTGCTAAAAGCCAACCCTCAGCAACTAGAGGCGCAAATGCTCATGGTGATGGGTGAGGCGCGTATGGGCAATTATCAACAGGCTCAACACTGGATTGCCAAAATGCGTGAGGTGATAGCACAAAAACCTGGCGATCAAAGCGCTGAGCTGGCTGATTTGGATAATTTAACGGCTAATCTGCAGCGTCAACAAGCTGAGGCGGTACAAGATGTTGATATTACCGTGACTATTAATCCCAGCCTACTGCCGTTAATACAAGCCGACGATGTGCTATTTGTCGCTATTCGCGCGGCGGTAGGAGGGCCACCTTATGCGGCAAAACGCATTGCCATTAGCGAGCTACAACAAGGCGCTATCTTTGTGACCTTAAGTGATCGTGATGCGATGATGCCAGAACGTACGCTACGCTCTGCGCGCGCCTCAGGTGAGCAGCTGCTTGTTAGCGCTCGGATTAGTCATTCTGGCAATGCCACATCACAATCAGGCGATTTATCTGCCAACCCGGTAGTGCTCACCGACAATCAAATCAATATTCAGATTAATCAACAAGTCCCTTAG
- the torC gene encoding pentaheme c-type cytochrome TorC — protein sequence MNAIKRLFSWLRRLLLKPSAKIGLGLLLIIGFAGGIWFWAGFTAAMSATNTEEFCLSCHTMEDNMLPELKKTVHFKNRTGVRAVCSDCHVPHDFTDKMARKMQASREVLSHVVGDIGTREKFLDHRIVLAQREWGRFKANDSKECRSCHDYESMDFSKMRVTSQMIMRSAAERDASCVDCHKGIAHELPNTEGMHDPAFDSLLSEASHVKVKEGKTYYNVVPQALYLSDKKETEVGVIEIATPVKVLAHKKGMTQIELDMWRKNKGFGRVWYTYFGLNIPDVTIDKELARDESLVTVKESKEDPLTGLEWQKVSAKLWIADGGLMKSIEPAWDIASQTYADNCSTCHRQPAPSGHDANQWPGLFSGMVGFTSLQGDSAALVLKYLQLNSSDFGQDSQAGGSPENTIQDARPGTS from the coding sequence ATGAACGCCATTAAACGCTTATTCAGTTGGCTGCGTCGCCTGCTATTAAAACCCTCCGCCAAGATTGGTTTGGGGTTACTGCTCATTATCGGGTTTGCCGGCGGTATTTGGTTCTGGGCCGGTTTTACTGCCGCCATGTCAGCGACCAACACCGAAGAGTTTTGTTTGTCTTGCCATACTATGGAGGACAACATGTTGCCTGAGCTCAAAAAGACTGTGCATTTCAAAAACCGTACGGGCGTTCGGGCCGTTTGTTCAGATTGTCACGTACCGCATGATTTCACCGATAAGATGGCGCGCAAGATGCAAGCCTCGCGTGAGGTGTTATCGCATGTAGTGGGTGATATCGGCACGCGCGAGAAGTTCTTGGATCACCGTATTGTTCTAGCGCAGCGTGAGTGGGGCCGCTTCAAGGCTAACGATTCCAAAGAATGCCGCTCTTGTCACGACTATGAGAGCATGGATTTTAGTAAAATGCGCGTGACTTCACAGATGATTATGCGTAGCGCCGCTGAGCGTGATGCCAGCTGTGTTGATTGTCATAAAGGCATCGCTCATGAACTGCCTAATACGGAGGGCATGCACGATCCTGCCTTTGACTCTTTATTATCTGAAGCCAGTCATGTCAAAGTCAAAGAAGGTAAAACTTACTATAACGTCGTGCCACAAGCGCTGTATCTCAGTGATAAAAAAGAAACTGAGGTCGGGGTAATTGAGATTGCCACTCCTGTCAAAGTGCTGGCCCACAAAAAAGGTATGACTCAAATTGAGCTTGATATGTGGCGCAAAAATAAAGGCTTTGGCCGCGTTTGGTACACCTATTTTGGTCTAAATATTCCAGATGTCACTATCGACAAAGAACTAGCACGTGATGAGAGTTTAGTCACTGTAAAAGAGTCAAAAGAAGATCCATTAACCGGCCTTGAGTGGCAAAAAGTAAGCGCTAAGCTTTGGATTGCTGATGGAGGTTTGATGAAGAGTATTGAGCCGGCATGGGATATTGCTAGTCAGACTTATGCAGATAACTGTAGTACTTGTCACCGTCAACCGGCTCCAAGCGGCCATGATGCCAACCAATGGCCAGGTCTGTTCAGTGGCATGGTCGGATTCACTAGCCTACAAGGGGATAGCGCCGCTTTAGTACTCAAGTATTTGCAGCTAAACTCCTCAGACTTTGGCCAAGACTCACAAGCGGGCGGCTCACCTGAAAATACTATTCAGGATGCCAGACCAGGTACCAGTTAA